Part of the Clostridium taeniosporum genome is shown below.
GTAATTTGAAAGTTCGTTTAGTCTATAAGGTATTGCATTTTCCATTTTATCCCATACTATATCACTTTGTTCTCGTTCATATTCTCGCTGAAAATAAGTCTCTTCATGGTGTATTGACCAACAAAGTTTACCATTAATACCACCACCTCCACGTTTTTTATTAAGATCTTCTGGAATATCCTTATTATATTTATAATAATACTTTCCTGATTTTTCTATTCCAACATAATATAATCCGTTATCTGTTCTCATATTAAATTCATCCAATAATATAGTAATTTCATTTTTTATATTTTCATCTAGAGAATCTTTATCCTTTATTTTATCTAAAATAGTTTCAATGACATAATCTGAATTGTATTTATCATTTACATACTGTTGCCATAATTCATCATCCCCTAAAAAATCATCAGCTAAATTAATAAGTTTAAATATACATCCAATTATATATATCATTAGAGCAACTCTTATAAGTATCTTTGAAAATTTGTTTTGTTTCTTTAGAACAGTATCCATTTCTTCAACAACAATATTTTCTTGTCCAAAATTTGAAATTGCCCTTTCAATACTTTCATCTTCTCCAAGTCCCTGCTTTTTTAATTCTTCTACTTCATCATATAAATGAGATTTTGTTTCTTCT
Proteins encoded:
- a CDS encoding permease prefix domain 1-containing protein, which gives rise to MGKIDDYINNIYKNFDETDSDTKMLKEETKSHLYDEVEELKKQGLGEDESIERAISNFGQENIVVEEMDTVLKKQNKFSKILIRVALMIYIIGCIFKLINLADDFLGDDELWQQYVNDKYNSDYVIETILDKIKDKDSLDENIKNEITILLDEFNMRTDNGLYYVGIEKSGKYYYKYNKDIPEDLNKKRGGGGINGKLCWSIHHEETYFQREYEREQSDIVWDKMENAIPYRLNELSNYLFIISWILVCVSLINRAYIKNLISKSYIAFFVCPTVLILAIFSTGKHTSEESMILLTGIMMILSKFYSKYYFRKCL